In a genomic window of Occallatibacter riparius:
- the ribH gene encoding 6,7-dimethyl-8-ribityllumazine synthase produces MIKGISFIRPTANRSSYDRLAGFFAALGFEPGRGWEEPGGQGASFLAPVGNLELVDGSMPQFAPIAIEVTSLDTVLQAATRWLESEGLDAEKALSPISSTHWKSHYFTVEIEPGQSFSFWAWDDPLKGKPVALEGDLSAEGMRFAIVVARWNAVITDRLLEGALDALLRSGARRGDITIVRVPGAWEIPSAARTLANQAAGGTVALDAIVTLGCLLRGETAHYEAIYNEVSRGIGQSQQETGIPHSFGVLTCETLEQALNRAGIKAGNKGFEAAAAAIEMVSLRRKLLEGASA; encoded by the coding sequence ATGATCAAAGGGATTTCCTTCATTCGTCCCACGGCGAATCGAAGCAGCTACGACCGATTAGCCGGGTTCTTTGCGGCGCTGGGATTCGAGCCCGGCCGTGGATGGGAGGAGCCTGGAGGGCAGGGTGCATCGTTCCTGGCTCCAGTAGGAAATCTCGAATTGGTGGATGGCAGCATGCCGCAGTTCGCGCCTATCGCCATCGAAGTGACTTCGCTCGATACGGTGCTCCAGGCTGCCACGCGCTGGCTCGAATCGGAAGGGCTCGACGCGGAGAAGGCACTCTCGCCGATCAGCAGCACGCATTGGAAGTCGCACTACTTCACGGTGGAGATTGAACCGGGCCAGAGCTTTTCGTTCTGGGCATGGGACGATCCATTGAAGGGCAAGCCCGTTGCCCTTGAAGGCGATCTCAGCGCCGAAGGCATGCGGTTTGCCATCGTGGTTGCGCGCTGGAACGCGGTCATCACGGATCGCCTGCTTGAGGGCGCGCTGGACGCATTGCTGCGCAGTGGCGCGCGGCGTGGCGACATCACCATCGTTCGCGTGCCCGGGGCATGGGAGATTCCGTCCGCGGCTCGTACGCTCGCCAACCAGGCCGCGGGCGGGACCGTAGCACTCGATGCTATCGTCACGCTGGGATGCCTGTTGCGCGGTGAGACGGCACACTACGAAGCGATTTACAACGAAGTGTCGCGCGGCATTGGGCAGTCGCAGCAGGAAACGGGAATTCCGCACAGCTTCGGCGTGCTTACCTGCGAGACTCTCGAGCAGGCGCTGAATCGTGCCGGCATCAAGGCTGGAAACAAGGGCTTTGAAGCCGCGGCCGCAGCCATCGAGATGGTGAGCCTGCGCCGCAAACTGCTAGAGGGAGCGAGCGCATGA
- the nusB gene encoding transcription antitermination factor NusB: MTAGTRRKSRELAMQMLFQQDMGKQSPDQVRATFWKAGDEVEAEVKGFAEDLFRVATLNQEKIDDLITANAKNWRLERMPAVDRNLLRMAIGEMIGFKGTPFPIVINEALEIGRRYSAPESINFLNGVLDAVAHSLIGK; encoded by the coding sequence ATGACGGCTGGCACGCGAAGGAAGTCGCGCGAACTCGCCATGCAGATGCTTTTCCAGCAGGACATGGGTAAGCAGTCCCCGGATCAGGTGCGCGCCACGTTCTGGAAGGCGGGCGATGAGGTGGAGGCCGAGGTGAAGGGCTTTGCCGAAGACCTGTTCCGCGTGGCCACGCTGAACCAGGAGAAAATCGACGACCTGATCACGGCGAACGCCAAGAACTGGCGGCTTGAGCGGATGCCGGCGGTCGACCGCAATCTGCTCCGCATGGCCATTGGCGAGATGATTGGTTTCAAGGGCACTCCTTTCCCTATCGTGATCAATGAGGCCCTGGAGATCGGCCGGCGCTACTCAGCGCCTGAGTCCATCAACTTCCTGAACGGCGTTCTGGATGCCGTGGCGCATAGTCTCATCGGGAAATAA
- a CDS encoding YtxH domain-containing protein yields MAEESSNINGLAWFLAGLGIGALAGILYAPKSGRETREDLANSAREGTEYLRNRSKQVADQVGGMVDKGREQMGDYMDRGREVMDRGRAQWEEFVERGKSLVGDQSRRVSEAVDAGKQAFRSATSTATSTSGSGSGAFGSGSGNSGTPASSTGGAGV; encoded by the coding sequence ATGGCGGAAGAAAGCAGCAACATCAACGGGCTTGCATGGTTTCTGGCGGGCCTGGGCATTGGAGCGCTGGCAGGCATCCTGTACGCACCCAAGAGCGGCCGCGAAACCCGTGAAGATCTGGCCAACAGCGCGCGCGAGGGCACAGAGTATCTGCGCAACCGCAGCAAGCAGGTGGCCGACCAGGTCGGCGGCATGGTCGATAAGGGCCGTGAGCAGATGGGCGACTACATGGATCGTGGCCGGGAAGTGATGGATCGCGGGCGGGCACAGTGGGAAGAGTTCGTCGAGCGCGGCAAGAGCCTGGTAGGTGACCAGTCGCGGCGCGTCTCTGAAGCGGTGGATGCGGGCAAGCAGGCATTTCGCTCCGCAACGTCAACGGCCACCTCGACGAGCGGTTCCGGCAGCGGCGCCTTCGGTTCGGGCTCGGGCAACTCCGGTACGCCGGCCTCTTCGACCGGTGGCGCTGGCGTTTAG
- a CDS encoding beta-propeller fold lactonase family protein, whose product MRLQVPVFLLAVLSLTISASAQAGGSASLLVLSKQDHTVAIVDPATLKVLGKAPVGEDPHEIVASADGRAAYVSNYGFGRFHTITVIDLVSKKQEKVIDLTPLRGPHGLAFADGKLWFTAEVNKCIGSYDPQTGKVDWILGTGQNRTHMLYVLPGAKRIVTTNVNAGTVSVLDFVEAKGGPPPGGPGMAGAPGGPPPPPGFPRGAILPPGGDWNPTVIPVGTRDEGFDVSPGGKQAWIANAGDGTVSVIDLDAKRVTATLDVNVKSANRLKFTPDGKRVLVSMLGSGDLVVIDAASHQVVKRVPIGKGAAGIQMQPDGARAYVACTPDNYVAVIDLKTLEVVGHIDAGGNPDGLAWAIAQ is encoded by the coding sequence GTGCGCTTGCAAGTCCCCGTGTTTCTTCTTGCTGTGCTTTCCCTCACGATTTCAGCGTCCGCCCAGGCCGGCGGATCCGCATCTCTTCTCGTGCTTTCCAAGCAGGACCACACCGTAGCGATCGTCGATCCGGCAACGCTAAAGGTGCTGGGCAAAGCTCCGGTCGGCGAGGATCCACACGAGATTGTCGCGTCTGCGGATGGGCGTGCGGCCTACGTGTCGAATTACGGATTTGGCCGCTTCCACACCATCACGGTGATAGACCTGGTGAGCAAGAAGCAGGAGAAGGTGATCGACCTGACTCCCCTGCGCGGGCCGCACGGTTTGGCGTTTGCGGATGGCAAGCTTTGGTTCACGGCCGAGGTGAACAAGTGCATCGGCAGCTACGATCCGCAGACCGGTAAGGTCGACTGGATTCTGGGCACCGGGCAGAATCGCACCCACATGCTCTATGTCCTTCCCGGCGCAAAGCGCATCGTGACCACGAATGTGAACGCGGGGACGGTCAGCGTTCTCGACTTTGTAGAGGCCAAAGGTGGCCCGCCGCCGGGCGGCCCCGGAATGGCAGGAGCGCCGGGTGGGCCACCTCCTCCGCCGGGATTTCCTCGGGGCGCGATTCTCCCGCCGGGTGGCGACTGGAACCCGACTGTCATTCCTGTGGGCACTCGAGATGAAGGCTTTGATGTCTCGCCGGGCGGCAAGCAGGCTTGGATTGCCAACGCCGGCGACGGTACCGTCTCAGTCATCGATCTGGATGCGAAGCGCGTGACCGCCACTCTGGACGTGAACGTGAAATCGGCAAACCGGCTGAAGTTCACCCCGGATGGAAAGCGGGTCCTGGTCTCGATGCTGGGAAGCGGCGATCTCGTCGTGATCGATGCCGCCTCGCACCAGGTGGTGAAGCGGGTGCCGATCGGCAAGGGTGCGGCGGGCATCCAGATGCAGCCGGATGGGGCTCGCGCGTATGTGGCGTGCACGCCGGACAATTATGTTGCGGTAATCGACCTGAAGACTCTTGAGGTGGTGGGTCACATCGATGCGGGTGGAAATCCGGACGGGCTTGCCTGGGCGATTGCGCAATAG
- a CDS encoding polysaccharide biosynthesis/export family protein, whose product MNGRIFKSCLSVLFASAMGVSAAWSQAPAQAASEPQNPALKPNPLDALRKFEPAADEEYQLGRGDEIQVDFSGRPELQAKQVVGPDGRITLPLAGEVMLAGETRSGAAKKVEAALAPYYANLSVLVTVTKYTANRVLVLGAVDHPGPVVFDGAPTLLEAITRGGLPLVGPLKRPQIPDQCAIYRGSDKVMWVQLRQLVDSGNPLADIRLRRDDVVYVPDPSDRFVSVMGEVNHPGPVELNSTSTLSSVLALAGGITEKAGGDPHVQIVDTKTGASRSLKFKDLLSSSKSMEITLHPGDIVYVPVSGFYRATYFLERLSPLTSLATLAAVNGAF is encoded by the coding sequence TTGAACGGGCGGATTTTCAAGTCGTGTCTCAGCGTGCTTTTTGCGAGCGCGATGGGTGTATCTGCGGCTTGGTCACAGGCGCCGGCACAAGCTGCGTCCGAGCCCCAGAATCCTGCACTTAAGCCGAATCCGCTGGATGCGTTGCGCAAGTTCGAGCCGGCCGCCGATGAGGAGTATCAGCTCGGTCGCGGCGATGAGATTCAGGTTGATTTTTCCGGGCGCCCCGAACTGCAGGCCAAGCAGGTGGTGGGCCCCGATGGCCGCATTACGCTGCCGTTGGCGGGCGAGGTGATGCTTGCCGGGGAGACGCGCAGCGGCGCCGCAAAAAAGGTTGAAGCGGCGCTGGCGCCCTACTACGCAAATCTCAGTGTGTTGGTCACGGTAACCAAGTACACGGCGAACCGGGTGCTGGTGCTGGGCGCGGTGGATCATCCTGGCCCCGTTGTGTTCGACGGCGCGCCCACGCTGCTGGAGGCGATCACCCGCGGCGGTCTGCCGCTGGTTGGACCGCTGAAGCGGCCCCAGATTCCCGATCAGTGCGCCATCTATCGCGGCAGCGATAAAGTCATGTGGGTGCAGCTGCGTCAACTGGTCGATTCAGGTAATCCGCTGGCCGACATCAGGCTTCGGCGCGATGACGTGGTCTACGTGCCCGATCCGTCAGACCGGTTCGTGTCGGTTATGGGTGAAGTCAATCATCCCGGCCCCGTCGAGCTGAACAGCACCTCAACGTTGTCGAGCGTGCTCGCCCTGGCAGGCGGCATCACGGAAAAGGCCGGCGGCGATCCGCATGTGCAGATTGTGGACACGAAGACCGGCGCATCGCGCAGCCTCAAATTCAAGGATCTTCTGAGCTCGTCGAAATCGATGGAGATCACGCTGCATCCGGGCGATATCGTCTATGTGCCTGTGAGCGGGTTCTATCGTGCGACGTATTTC